The Miscanthus floridulus cultivar M001 chromosome 7, ASM1932011v1, whole genome shotgun sequence genome includes a region encoding these proteins:
- the LOC136466497 gene encoding probable serine/threonine-protein kinase PIX13: protein MGNICGGKDRVAEDFRPSSPGTTMISKTSGSITTSQSTTGKLSSVSSSFMASAGSCSTSGGFVDEGAKYPDGQILEAPNLRTFTFMELKTATKNFRPDSVLGEGGFGRVYKGWVDEKTMAPTRNGTGIVVAVKKLNSESMQGYEEWQSEINFLGRLSHPNLVKLLGYCLEDKELLLVYEFMAKGSLENHLFRRGCAPLSWELRLKIAIGAARGLAFLHASEKQVIYRDFKASNILLDANYNAKLSDFGLAKLGPTGSNSHITTRVMGTYGYAAPEYVATGHLYVKSDVYGFGVVMLEMLSGKRALDPNRPSGQLSLADWAKPYLADRRKLARLMDPRFEGQYNSKQAFQAAQLTLNCLAGEPRSRPSMKEVVETLEQIESMKSRSREARDGGSSRDRHHGRTGAAHQRSPRAGGEPRGRGGSRASNGHAGRAAR, encoded by the exons ATGGGGAACATCTGCGGCGGGAAGGATCGGGTGGCCGAGGATTTCAGGCCGTCTAGCCCAG GGACGACAATGATCTCCAAGACGAGCGGCAGCATAACCACCAGCCAGAGCACCACGGGGAAACTCTCCTCCGTGAGCAGCAGCTTCATGGCGTCCGCCGGCAGCTGCAGTACCAGCGGCGGGTTCGTCGACGAGGGGGCCAAGTACCCCGACGGCCAGATCCTGGAGGCGCCCAACCTCCGCACCTTCACATTCATGGAGCTCAAGACGGCCACCAAGAACTTCAGGCCCGACAGTGTCCTCGGTGAAGGCGGGTTCGGCAGAGTCTACAAAGGATGGGTGGATGAGAAGACCATGGCCCCGACCAGGAACGGCACCGGCATTGTTGTTGCCGTTAAGAAGCTTAATTCGGAGAGCATGCAGGGCTATGAGGAATGGCAG TCGGAGATAAATTTTCTAGGAAGGCTCTCCCATCCGAACTTAGTGAAGCTCTTGGGCTACTGCTTGGAGGACAAGGAACTTCTTCTCGTGTATGAATTCATGGCCAAAGGGAGCTTGGAAAACCATCTATTCAGGA GAGGATGCGCCCCGCTGTCTTGGGAACTGAGGCTGAAGATAGCCATTGGTGCAGCTCGAGGACTTGCATTCTTGCACGCATCAGAAAAGCAAGTAATCTACCGTGATTTCAAAGCGTCTAACATCCTTTTAGATGCG AACTATAACGCAAAGCTCTCTGATTTTGGCCTTGCTAAGCTTGGGCCAACTGGTAGCAACTCACATATCACAACCAGGGTGATGGGAACATATGGCTATGCAGCTCCAGAGTATGTAGCAACAG GCCATTTGTACGTGAAGAGCGACGTGTACGGCTTCGGCGTGGTGATGCTGGAGATGCTGTCCGGGAAGCGGGCGCTGGACCCGAACCGTCCGAGCGGGCAGCTGAGCCTGGCCGACTGGGCCAAGCCGTACCTGGCCGACCGCCGGAAGCTGGCGCGGCTGATGGACCCGCGGTTTGAGGGGCAGTACAACTCGAAGCAGGCGTTCCAGGCGGCGCAGCTGACGCTCAACTGCCTGGCCGGCGAGCCCCGGAGCCGGCCGTCGATGAaggaggtggtggagacgctggagcaGATCGAGTCGATGAAGAGCCGGTCGCGGGAGGCACGCGACGGCGGATCGTCGCGGGACCGGCACCACGGCCGCACCGGCGCGGCGCACCAGCGGTCGCCGCGCGCCGGTGGCGAGCCGCGCGGCCGTGGCGGGTCCAGGGCCTCCAACGGCCACGCCGGCAGGGCCGCGCGGTGA